GTCGAGCGGCATGCCGTCGACCCCGGCATAGATGGAGTTCAACCATTTGAGCCTGGTCGCCGCGCCGATCGCCGCCGCCATATCCTTTTTGTCGTACATGTCGAACCAGCCGATTTCGGCCTGCGGCGCGAGTTCGAGCGCCTCTTCTTTCGACTGGAAAAAGCGCGGTTCGACCCAGTCGGGCAGGCGGTTTTCGACGAGCGGCCGCATCAGGCCCGAAAGCACGGTGATGGTCTTGGTCATAGACGATCCTTTTGATCCTCCCCATCGATTTGCGATGGGGAGGTGGCATCGCGAAGCGATGACGGAGGGGTTTTGCCGAAGCTGTTTAAACGGCTTTCGACGGTGTCGAGAATAGATTGAGCCACTGCTGCGGCGCTGTCCAGTGCATCGCTTGCGGCAATATGGATTGTATCGATGCGATTTGCGCGCAGACATGCGTCGCGACGTTGGTCGCGCGCCGGTTTGTCGCTCAACTCATGCGCGATGCCGTCGATCTCGATCGCGAGATTGGCGCGAGCGCAAAAGAAATCGAGGATATAAGGTCCGGCGGGATGCTGTTTGCGGAATTTGTGGCCACCGGGCGAGGTTCGCAGAATCTGCCACAGCAGGACTTCGGGAAGGGTCAGGTGCGACGGAGGCGCTTTGCGCGGCGCACCGATCTGGCGGGTTTGTCAGGACGCATGGTCATTGCCCCTCCACCACCCGCTTCGCGGGCGGTCCCCCTCCCCATCGCAAGTCGATGGGGAGGATATTTTACTCGAGCTGCCAATCCCAGCCGAGCGGGTCGCCGTCCATCACCTCGACCCCCGCCGCGATGAGTTCGTCGCGCAGCGCGTCCGAGGCCGCAAAATCCTTTGCCGCCCGGGCTTCCTTCCGGCGGATCAGGGCGGCTTCGATTTCGTCCTCGGTGATGGCGGCCGATTTCGGACGGATGCGCAGGTCGGCGCGTTCGAGCGTCAGCACGCCGAGGCCGAGCACCGCATCCATTGTCGCCAGCGTCGTCCGCTTTTGCCCGGCGTCGACCTTCTTCATCGCCGCCGCTTCTTCGAGCAGCGTCAGGGCAACCGCGGTGCCGAGATCGTCCGACATGGCGGCGTCGAATTTTTCGAGCAGGTCGGCGAGCCGGTGATCGGTCACCGCGGCGCCATCGGCCTCGCGAACCGTGGTTGCCGCCATCAGCAGCCGCTTGAGCCGCGTCAGCGCGGCGCCGAGCCCTTCCCAAGAAAACTCCAGTTCGCTGCGATAATGCGCCTGCAGGCACATCAGGCGATAGGCGAGGGGCGAATAGCCGCGGTCCACCAGCAGTTGCAGCCGCAGGAACTCGCCCGTCGACTTCGACATCTTGCCGCCGCGGTCGATCAGGAAATTATTGTGCATCCAGACGCGCGCCCCCGAATGTTCGGCGCAGTCGAGGCTACCGCAGCCGCGATACGCCTGATTCTGTGCGATTTCGTTCGGGTGGTGGATTTCGCGGTGATCGATGCCGCCGGTGTGGATGTCGAACGGCATGCCGAGTTCGGCCTCGCCCATCACCGAGCATTCGAGGTGCCAGCCCGGCGCACCGCGGCCCCATGGCGAATCCCATTCCATCTGGCGCGTCTCGCCGGCCGGCGTCTTGCGCCAGATTGCAAAGTCGGCGGAATGGCGCTTGCCGTCCACTTCCTCGATCCGCCCCTCGCCCTCGTCGGTCACCGCGCGCGCGAGGCGGCCGTAGTCGGCGACGGTCGACACGTCGAAATAGAGGCCGCTGTCGAGTTCGTAGCAATGCGTGCCGGCGATACGCTTCGCGAACTCGATCATTCGCGGGACATAATCGGTCGCGACGGTCCATTTCGCGGGATCGCGCACGTTCAGCCAGTCGAGGTCGCGCTTGAATTCGGCGGTGTAAAAGGCGGCGATGTCCCACGCCGTCTTGCCCTGCTGCGCCGCGGCTTTCTCCATCTTGTCGTCGCCGGCATCGGCATCCGACGTCAGATGGCCGACGTCGGTGATGTTGATGATGTGGCGCAGCGCATATCCCTTGAACGATAGGGTGCGGCCCAACGTGTCGGCAAAGACATAGGCGCGCATATTGCCGATATGCTGATAATTATAGACGGTCGGTCC
The Sphingopyxis macrogoltabida genome window above contains:
- the cysS gene encoding cysteine--tRNA ligase; translation: MTDAPAPAPLRLFNSLTRSLEPFQPVHPGEARVYSCGPTVYNYQHIGNMRAYVFADTLGRTLSFKGYALRHIINITDVGHLTSDADAGDDKMEKAAAQQGKTAWDIAAFYTAEFKRDLDWLNVRDPAKWTVATDYVPRMIEFAKRIAGTHCYELDSGLYFDVSTVADYGRLARAVTDEGEGRIEEVDGKRHSADFAIWRKTPAGETRQMEWDSPWGRGAPGWHLECSVMGEAELGMPFDIHTGGIDHREIHHPNEIAQNQAYRGCGSLDCAEHSGARVWMHNNFLIDRGGKMSKSTGEFLRLQLLVDRGYSPLAYRLMCLQAHYRSELEFSWEGLGAALTRLKRLLMAATTVREADGAAVTDHRLADLLEKFDAAMSDDLGTAVALTLLEEAAAMKKVDAGQKRTTLATMDAVLGLGVLTLERADLRIRPKSAAITEDEIEAALIRRKEARAAKDFAASDALRDELIAAGVEVMDGDPLGWDWQLE
- a CDS encoding endonuclease domain-containing protein, whose translation is MGAPRKAPPSHLTLPEVLLWQILRTSPGGHKFRKQHPAGPYILDFFCARANLAIEIDGIAHELSDKPARDQRRDACLRANRIDTIHIAASDALDSAAAVAQSILDTVESRLNSFGKTPPSSLRDATSPSQIDGEDQKDRL